In Psychrilyobacter piezotolerans, a genomic segment contains:
- a CDS encoding ABC transporter substrate-binding protein — protein MKKLTKILNLVLALSLLLVAACGKNDEIPAQSNEVTVYSPLFPDAINSVVDGFTNKTGIKVNLVVAGTGELLKRIQAESENPLGDVIFGGGAESLNSYKEYFTPYQTANHDKINPLFKDSKDKWFGFAVLPMVMIYNTDLVTKEDAPTSWNDLIDPKWKGEIAMASPVKSGSSYTITATLLTAFGKNSEAGFDFIKKFVTNLDGKILGGSSAVPKGVVDKEYSIGLTLESSAVKYKNAGGHIEIVYPSEGTSVVADGAALIKGSENQENAKLFLDYVGSKEVQEILATKFNIRGVRTDVALPKGLGPISDIKLLDYDFDWASNSKKDIVKRWKNIVSGKE, from the coding sequence ATGAAAAAATTAACGAAAATTTTAAATTTAGTACTGGCACTGTCACTTCTATTGGTTGCAGCTTGTGGAAAAAATGATGAAATACCTGCTCAAAGCAATGAAGTCACGGTATATTCACCACTTTTCCCCGATGCTATCAATAGTGTTGTTGATGGTTTTACAAACAAAACAGGAATCAAGGTTAACCTAGTTGTAGCAGGTACTGGAGAATTACTTAAAAGAATCCAAGCTGAAAGTGAGAATCCTTTAGGGGATGTTATTTTTGGAGGAGGAGCTGAATCACTGAATTCATACAAAGAATATTTCACACCATATCAAACTGCAAATCACGATAAGATAAATCCTTTATTTAAAGATTCTAAAGACAAATGGTTTGGTTTTGCTGTCTTACCTATGGTTATGATCTATAATACTGATCTTGTAACGAAGGAAGACGCTCCTACTTCTTGGAACGACCTGATCGATCCCAAATGGAAGGGGGAAATTGCTATGGCCTCTCCTGTTAAATCCGGATCATCTTATACAATCACGGCGACTCTTTTGACTGCCTTTGGAAAAAACTCTGAAGCTGGTTTTGATTTCATCAAAAAATTTGTAACTAACTTGGATGGGAAGATTTTAGGAGGTTCATCTGCTGTACCTAAAGGTGTAGTAGATAAGGAATACTCTATCGGATTAACTTTGGAGAGTTCTGCTGTTAAATATAAAAATGCCGGCGGACATATAGAAATAGTGTATCCATCTGAAGGTACCTCTGTCGTTGCTGATGGTGCCGCTTTAATTAAAGGTTCTGAGAATCAAGAAAATGCTAAATTATTCTTAGACTATGTAGGAAGTAAAGAGGTTCAAGAAATTTTAGCTACAAAGTTTAATATCAGAGGAGTTAGAACCGATGTTGCTCTTCCAAAGGGATTAGGACCAATTTCAGATATCAAACTACTTGACTATGATTTTGACTGGGCATCTAATAGTAAAAAAGATATCGTTAAAAGATGGAAAAATATAGTTTCAGGAAAGGAGTAA
- a CDS encoding nicotinate phosphoribosyltransferase has translation MNNKRILTDFARVINSDRYQYTESDVLLMEGMQDKEAIFDMFFRKTEDGGFAVVSGIQEVISLVDILNTTSEEEKRRYFSEIIEEKELLEFLVKLKFTGDIYAMRDGEIVYPNEPVVTVKAPLIQAKILETPILNIMNMNLAIATKASMVTRAANPVPVSSFGSRRAHGFDSAVSGNKAAYIGGCSSHSNLVTEYRYGIPSVGTMAHSFVQAFGLGREAEKEAFDAFIRHRKTRKNNTLILLIDTFDTLEMGIRNAIKAFKDGGIDDSYDGLYGIRIDSGDLAYFSKKCRKILNEAGLFKAKIFLTSSIDESVIKSLKGQGAEVDYFGVGDAIGVSKSNPCFGGVYKIVEVDKKPVMKLSEDIIKISNPGFKEVYRIYDADGIAYADLITLVRSDDEKEKLINNEDIVIRDEKYEFKSSKLKSGEYSIKLLSKKYVQEGKIMEDYKELLDVDLSREYYLRGLEKISIERRRLENPHTYKVNLSTPLINLKYELIKKIKETI, from the coding sequence ATGAATAATAAGAGAATATTAACCGATTTTGCAAGAGTAATTAATTCGGATCGTTATCAATACACTGAAAGTGATGTACTTCTTATGGAAGGGATGCAGGATAAGGAAGCTATTTTTGATATGTTCTTCCGAAAAACAGAGGACGGTGGATTTGCTGTAGTTAGTGGAATTCAAGAAGTAATTTCCCTTGTTGATATACTGAATACAACCTCTGAAGAGGAGAAGCGAAGATATTTTTCAGAGATAATAGAGGAAAAAGAACTCTTGGAATTTTTGGTAAAACTTAAATTTACAGGAGATATATATGCCATGAGAGATGGTGAAATTGTTTACCCGAATGAACCGGTAGTAACGGTTAAAGCACCGCTGATTCAAGCAAAAATACTTGAAACTCCAATACTAAACATCATGAATATGAACTTAGCCATAGCTACAAAGGCATCCATGGTAACTAGAGCAGCTAACCCAGTTCCTGTTTCATCCTTTGGAAGCAGAAGAGCTCATGGATTTGACAGTGCCGTATCAGGGAATAAAGCCGCCTATATAGGAGGATGCTCAAGTCATTCAAATTTAGTTACAGAATATAGATATGGAATTCCAAGTGTTGGAACCATGGCACACTCATTTGTTCAAGCTTTCGGATTGGGAAGAGAAGCTGAAAAAGAGGCTTTTGATGCTTTTATAAGACATAGAAAAACTAGAAAAAATAATACCTTAATTTTATTGATCGACACCTTCGATACTTTGGAGATGGGAATAAGGAATGCAATTAAAGCATTTAAGGATGGTGGGATAGACGATTCCTACGATGGATTATATGGAATAAGAATTGATTCAGGGGATTTAGCATATTTTTCAAAAAAATGCAGAAAAATACTCAATGAAGCCGGCCTTTTTAAAGCTAAGATATTTTTAACCAGTTCCATCGATGAAAGTGTGATTAAGTCCCTAAAGGGACAGGGTGCAGAGGTAGATTATTTTGGTGTTGGTGACGCAATAGGAGTTAGTAAATCTAATCCGTGTTTTGGCGGGGTTTATAAGATTGTTGAAGTAGACAAAAAACCTGTAATGAAATTATCTGAAGACATAATAAAAATATCTAATCCTGGGTTTAAAGAGGTTTACAGAATTTATGATGCTGATGGGATAGCTTACGCAGATTTGATTACACTTGTACGGTCTGACGATGAAAAAGAAAAATTAATTAATAATGAAGATATTGTAATTAGAGATGAAAAGTATGAATTTAAATCAAGTAAGCTAAAAAGCGGAGAATATTCCATTAAATTACTGTCAAAGAAATATGTTCAAGAGGGAAAAATAATGGAGGACTATAAGGAGCTGTTAGACGTAGATCTGTCTAGAGAATATTATTTAAGAGGTCTAGAGAAAATTTCCATAGAAAGAAGGAGATTGGAAAATCCTCATACTTATAAAGTAAACCTTTCCACCCCATTGATTAATCTGAAATATGAACTCATAAAAAAGATCAAGGAAACCATATAA